A stretch of Lathyrus oleraceus cultivar Zhongwan6 chromosome 6, CAAS_Psat_ZW6_1.0, whole genome shotgun sequence DNA encodes these proteins:
- the LOC127093167 gene encoding uncharacterized protein LOC127093167 codes for MAGRGYGRGGGRGGFQKYTRPEPFVLYPEDINLPDVKLGEKDTSMKQLIKWDLSFDSYFKAAPYLLDDMELKGRKRMHIERFSDKKKTMFTRDSLSQVLCFDGFVKELVPGKSKQMPSRKKFRWNPEADAKKLAFFEELEKKFLAQEGKDQKKKKDEESEDEDENGEGNESEDDFNDGDYNQNVDYDDDDDDFNDVEAGNDEDVY; via the exons ATGGCTGGCAGAGGATATGGTCGAGGAGGGGGAAGAGGCGGATTTCAAAAGTATACACGGCCAGAGCCATTTGTACTTTATCCCGAG GATATTAATTTGCCTGATGTTAAACTCGGCGAAAAGGATACTAGTATGAAACAGTTGATTAAATGGGATTTAAGTTTTGATAGTTATTTTAAAGCGGCTCCTTATCTCTTGGATGACATGGAATTAAAAG GGCGCAAAAGGATGCACATAGAAAGATTTTCTGACAAGAAGAAGACCATGTTTACTCGAGATTCTCTGTCTCAGGTTTTATGTTTCGACGGATTTGTTAAGGAGTTGGTTCCAG GTAAATCTAAGCAGATGCCGAGTCGGAAAAAATTTCGATGGAACCCAGAAGCTG ATGCGAAAAAATTGGCATTCTTTGAAGAACTAGAGAAAAAGTTCCTG GCACAAGAGGGTAAAgatcaaaagaagaaaaaagacGAAGAAAgtgaagatgaagatgaaaatggagAGGGAAACGAGTCGGAAGACGATTTTAACGATGGTGATTATAATCAG AACGTAGATTATGATGACGATGACGATGACTTTAATGATGTCGAGGCTGGGAATG ATGAAGATGTCTATTAA
- the LOC127098424 gene encoding uncharacterized protein LOC127098424 isoform X2 has protein sequence MLASTIPILTPTSNLNPSHFVPSITSTRVTFPQSSSSSKPHSNPPLFVRFCRSTSSNGSPDPAVGPASPEIDEVESESSSDFGDSYVALFVRMLGLDHDSLDREQAITTLWQYSLGGKKCVDDIMQFPGCINLVVNLLRSESSSSCEAAAGLLRSISSIDVYRNSVADSGAIEEINGLLTQSSLGPEVKVQSLNTLWNLSVDEKLRVKLAKSDILLLAIKYLDDEDIKVKEAAVSVLENLALSRVNHDVMVEAGVIPKLAKFLTFYSKGYKVITKEARNALLELVKDDYYRILVIEEGLVPVPLIGAAAYKSYTPRLYESPAFPDGTEIEKTYTKPSRYGAAEVLVGLNVDNNAIIDEAKANAVIGQSQQQFLVRTGAIEMGETTSHSEHSDDQPRHTLLHWIDGVARLVLILELEDKSAVLRAAESIASVCINEHMRIAFKEAGAVNQLIRLLSSNDDAIQLAATQALEALSASNMVCRFIEAKGGVDPLVSILKCSDIGGAIVEKSLNVLAQILDPNKEMQLKFYDGSVNGSEMEFGGAKNDGGLSSTDSEQAISKTNTRNNLDSIFTARLVEILKSSSPSLQEKAASVLEFVALTDPTLAPIISVDIENGLSSTFQQNFLKVSDTESDAEDQFSAAYAIKLEEAGLAISAASRLLTRLLDSQQFHNKINFSSFIDTLRKILKSNIPLRSKDWVAACLVKLSSLSGYDTSSNPINVEVTLYETIPRLVEQIKTSSSLEAQENAVVELNRIVSEGVVDSTGAIISLGAVNPLVKLIEEGSEIGVEASLTILYNLSMDIENHAVLVAAGAVPSLKRIVLSEKPQWQRALHLLRSLQI, from the exons ATGTTAGCGTCCACAATCCCAATCCTAACACCCACCTCCAACCTCAACCCTTCCCATTTCGTACCCTCAATCACATCAACCAGAGTCACATTCCCACAATCTTCTTCCTCTTCCAAACCACACTCAAACCCCCCTCTGTTTGTCAGGTTTTGTCGTAGCACCAGTAGTAACGGTTCTCCTGACCCCGCCGTTGGTCCCGCTTCTCCG GAAATTGATGAAGTAGAAAGTGAATCATCATCTGATTTTGGTGATAGCTATGTGGCCTTGTTTGTTCGTATGCTAGGCCTAGATCATGATTCTCTTGATAGAGAACAGGCTATAACTACTCTTTGGCAATATTCACTTGGTGGAAAGAAGTGTGTTGATGATATAATGCAATTTCCTGGCTGTATTAATCTTGTTGTGAACCTCCTTAGATCGGAGTCAAGTTCGTCGTGTGAGGCTGCTGCAGGCCTTCTGCGATCGATATCTTCAATCGACGTATATAGGAATTCTGTAGCAGATAGTGGAGCTATAGAAGAGATAAATGGATTGCTAACACAATCTTCCCTGGGTCCTGAG GTAAAGGTGCAGAGTTTGAATACGCTGTGGAACTTATCTGTTGACGAGAAGCTCCGCGTTAAACTAGCAAAGAGTGATATTCTTTTGTTAGCTATTAAGTATCTTGATGATGAGGATATAAAGGTGAAGGAAGCTGCTGTGAGTGTTTTGGAAAATTTAGCACTGAGCCGTGTTAACCATGATGTCATGGTTGAAGCAGGTGTTATTCCAAAATTG GCGAAATTCTTAACATTTTACTCTAAAGGATATAAAGTCATTACAAAAGAAGCAAGGAATGCATTGCTGGAACTTGTGAAGGACGACTACTACAGAATTCTTGTTATTGAGGAAGGTTTAGTTCCTGTGCCATTAATAGGTGCCGCAGCTTATAAGTCATACACCCCACGTTTATATGAATCACCCGCATTTCCAGATGGTACGGAGATTGAAAAGACATACACAAAACCTTCTAGATATGGTGCAGCAGAAGTACTTGTCGGATTAAATGTTGATAATAATGCTATCATAGATGAAGCAAAAGCCAATGCAGTGATTGGACAGTCACAACAGCAATTCCTTGTTCGTACTGGTGCCATAGAAATGGGAGAAACGACATCTCATTCTGAACATTCAGATGATCAGCCGCGTCATACACTTTTACATTGGATTGACGGGGTTGCTCGTTTAGTACTGATACTAGAACTAGAAGATAAGTCAGCAGTACTAAGAGCTGCAGAGTCAATTGCCAGTGTATGTATCAATGAACATATGCGTATTGCATTCAAGGAGGCTGGTGCGGTAAATCAATTAATACGGCTTTTGAGTTCCAATGATGATGCAATCCAGCTGGCAGCCACTCAAGCATTGGAAGCGCTGTCTGCTAG CAACATGGTTTGCCGCTTTATTGAGGCCAAGGGCGGTGTGGATCCTTTAGTTAGTATTTTAAAATGCTCAGATATAGGCGGAGCTATTGTGGAAAAG TCTCTGAACGTACTTGCTCAGATATTAGACCCCAATAAAGAGATGCAATTGAAG TTTTATGATGGATCAGTTAATGGATCTGAGATGGAATTTGGTGGAGCCAAAAATGATGGTGGATTAAGTAGCACCGACTCTGAGCAAGCCATatcaaaaacaaacacaag GAACAATCTGGACTCAATTTTCACTGCACGCCTTGTTGAGATTTTAAAGTCCTCTTCGCCCAGTTTACAAGAAAAGGCTGCATCTGTTCTAGAGTTTGTGGCATTGACTGACCCAACACTGGCTCCGATTATATCCGTGGATATTGAAAATGGCCTCAGTTCTACTTTTCAGCAAAATTTCTTGAAAGTTTCGG ACACAGAATCTGATGCGGAAGATCAGTTTTCAGCAGCATATGCTATTAAACTTGAAGAAGCCGGTCTTGCAATATCTGCAGCTTCCCGGTTACTGACAAGACTGCTTGACTCTCAGCAGTTTCACAACAAAATAAATTTCTCCAGTTTCATTGACACGCTCCGCAAAATTCTCAAGTCCAATATTCCTCTCCGCAGCAAAGATTGGGTAGCTGCTTGCCTAGTTAAACTAAGTTCTCTCTCTGGTTACGACACGAGTTCTAATCCGATCAATGTGGAAGTTACACTTTATGAGACGATTCCAAGACTTGTAGAACAGATCAAAACTTCATCCTCTTTAGAAGCTCAGGAAAATGCTGTTGTCGAACTAAATAGAATAGTATCTGAAGGGGTGGTAGATTCCACCGGAGCTATTATTTCTCTAGGGGCGGTGAATCCGTTGGTGAAGCTGATTGAAGAAGGAAGTGAAATAGGTGTTGAAGCAAGCTTGACAATACTGTATAATCTGAGTATGGACATTGAGAACCATGCGGTACTTGTAGCCGCTGGAGCCGTCCCTTCCTTAAAAAGAATTGTTCTTTCAGAAAAACCGCAGTGGCAAAGGGCACTTCATTTGCTCAGGAGTTTGCAGATATGA
- the LOC127098425 gene encoding probable NAD(P)H dehydrogenase subunit CRR3, chloroplastic, which translates to MFCSLCNLSIIKPIVVTNATLPQNPDPSSSSSSSSSPQQTNLPRSKKPSLGPTSSTTSAPPNKLPRRPPQPSIMQIERALGAGSFRDGEPELKKEKDSDAKKTTMDLFLGQAFEGVMQKKLRETGEWLGENGETRFRSTKTRKGILVFAFQWMMPIWVLLFLIASGAIKLPFSTPFLDDLLM; encoded by the exons ATGTTTTGTTCATTATGCAACCTTTCTATAATCAAACCCATTGTTGTTACCAATGCCACCCTTCCTCAAAACCCAgatccttcttcttcttcttcttcttcatcttcacCTCAACAAACCAATCTTCCCCGAAGTAAAAAACCTTCACTAGGCCCCACAAGCTCCACTACTTCTGCACCACCAAACAAGCTTCCCCGTCGACCTCCACAGCCTTCAATTATGCAAATTGAACGTGCCCTCGGCGCCGGAAGCTTCCGAGACGGCGAGCCTGAACTCAA AAAGGAGAAAGATTCAGATGCGAAGAAAACTACAATGGATTTGTTCTTGGGGCAAGCATTTGAAGGGGTGATGCAGAAAAAGCTGAGGGAAACAGGAGAGTGGCTTGGTGAAAATGGAGAGACCAGATTCCGCTCCACTAAGACTA GAAAAGGAATTCTGGTGTTTGCGTTTCAATGGATGATGCCAATTTGGGTTTTATTATTTCTAATAGCATCTGGAGCCATCAAGTTACCATTTAGTACCCCATTTCTTGATGACCTCCTCATGTGA
- the LOC127093938 gene encoding protein TIC 62, chloroplastic-like has translation ITGPCRIDYRATKNLVDAATVAKVNHFILVTSLGTNKFGLPAAILNLFWGVLIWKRKAEEALLASGIPYTIVRPGGMERPTDAYKETHNVTLSTEDTLFGGQVSNLQVAELMAIMAKNPDLSYCKIVEVIAETTAPLIPAEKLLTRIPSQRPYISSPKKVQKADTATVSNTGPSANVVAEVPSIAPQKETASKPVVKTEQPLSPYTAYDDLKPSSSPSPTKPSEKKQINISDAVPTPISSDTPSSIQEIDGISQTTSSSKGKESLSPYAAYPDLKPPSSPSPSVPTTSLLKIDTVVVSSNGPAQLSVEDTPKNEEQHLHEPKSRPLSPYAMYEDLKPPASPSPSFRKF, from the exons ATTACTGGACCTTGTCGAATCGATTACCGAGCTACCAAAAACCTTGTTGATGCTG CAACTGTTGCCAAAGTAAATCACTTCATATTGGTTACTTCATTGGGGACAAACAAATTTGGTCTTCCTGCAGCTATTCTCAA TTTATTTTGGGGAGTCCTTATTTGGAAAAGAAAGGCCGAAGAAGCATTGCTAGCAAGTGGAATTCCATATACA ATAGTGAGACCTGGTGGCATGGAGAGGCCGACTGACGCTTACAAGGAAACACATAATGTAACTCTATCAACTGAAGATACTTTATTTGGGGGTCAAGTTTCAAACCTTCAG GTTGCTGAACTCATGGCAATCATGGCCAAGAATCCCGATCTTTCATACTGTAAAATAGTGGAGGTTATTGCCGAGACAACTGCGCCACTAATACCTGCCGAAAAACTTCTTACAAGGATACCTTCTCAACGCCCCTACATTTCTTCGCCAAAG AAGGTACAGAAAGCAGATACAGCAACTGTGAGTAATACAGGTCCCTCTGCTAATGTTGTAGCAGAAGTACCTAGTATTGCACCTCAAAAAGAAACAGCATCAAAACCAGTGGTGAAAACGGAACAGCCACTTTCTCCTTATACCGC TTATGATGATTTAAAGCCATCATCATCTCCTTCTCCAACCAAGCCTAGTGAGAAGAAACAGATAAACATCAGTGATGCAGTTCCAACACCTATTTCTTCAGATACTCCAAGTAGCATTCAAGAAATAGATGGCATTTCTCAGACAACATCTTCCTCAAAAGGGAAGGAGTCTCTATCTCCTTACGCAGC ATATCCTGATTTAAAGCCTCCTAGTTCACCATCTCCGAGTGTACCAACTACATCACTATTGAAGATAGATACAGTAGTAGTATCAAGCAATGGACCAGCTCAACTTTCTGTGGAAGATACACCAAAGAATGAAGAACAGCACCTTCATGAACCAAAGTCAAGGCCACTTTCACCTTATGCAAT GTATGAGGACTTGAAGCCTCCTGCATCACCATCACCTTCCTTCAGAAAATTCTAG
- the LOC127098424 gene encoding uncharacterized protein LOC127098424 isoform X1, protein MLASTIPILTPTSNLNPSHFVPSITSTRVTFPQSSSSSKPHSNPPLFVRFCRSTSSNGSPDPAVGPASPEIDEVESESSSDFGDSYVALFVRMLGLDHDSLDREQAITTLWQYSLGGKKCVDDIMQFPGCINLVVNLLRSESSSSCEAAAGLLRSISSIDVYRNSVADSGAIEEINGLLTQSSLGPEVKVQSLNTLWNLSVDEKLRVKLAKSDILLLAIKYLDDEDIKVKEAAVSVLENLALSRVNHDVMVEAGVIPKLAKFLTFYSKGYKVITKEARNALLELVKDDYYRILVIEEGLVPVPLIGAAAYKSYTPRLYESPAFPDGTEIEKTYTKPSRYGAAEVLVGLNVDNNAIIDEAKANAVIGQSQQQFLVRTGAIEMGETTSHSEHSDDQPRHTLLHWIDGVARLVLILELEDKSAVLRAAESIASVCINEHMRIAFKEAGAVNQLIRLLSSNDDAIQLAATQALEALSASNMVCRFIEAKGGVDPLVSILKCSDIGGAIVEKSLNVLAQILDPNKEMQLKFYDGSVNGSEMEFGGAKNDGGLSSTDSEQAISKTNTRNNLDSIFTARLVEILKSSSPSLQEKAASVLEFVALTDPTLAPIISVDIENGLSSTFQQNFLKVSADTESDAEDQFSAAYAIKLEEAGLAISAASRLLTRLLDSQQFHNKINFSSFIDTLRKILKSNIPLRSKDWVAACLVKLSSLSGYDTSSNPINVEVTLYETIPRLVEQIKTSSSLEAQENAVVELNRIVSEGVVDSTGAIISLGAVNPLVKLIEEGSEIGVEASLTILYNLSMDIENHAVLVAAGAVPSLKRIVLSEKPQWQRALHLLRSLQI, encoded by the exons ATGTTAGCGTCCACAATCCCAATCCTAACACCCACCTCCAACCTCAACCCTTCCCATTTCGTACCCTCAATCACATCAACCAGAGTCACATTCCCACAATCTTCTTCCTCTTCCAAACCACACTCAAACCCCCCTCTGTTTGTCAGGTTTTGTCGTAGCACCAGTAGTAACGGTTCTCCTGACCCCGCCGTTGGTCCCGCTTCTCCG GAAATTGATGAAGTAGAAAGTGAATCATCATCTGATTTTGGTGATAGCTATGTGGCCTTGTTTGTTCGTATGCTAGGCCTAGATCATGATTCTCTTGATAGAGAACAGGCTATAACTACTCTTTGGCAATATTCACTTGGTGGAAAGAAGTGTGTTGATGATATAATGCAATTTCCTGGCTGTATTAATCTTGTTGTGAACCTCCTTAGATCGGAGTCAAGTTCGTCGTGTGAGGCTGCTGCAGGCCTTCTGCGATCGATATCTTCAATCGACGTATATAGGAATTCTGTAGCAGATAGTGGAGCTATAGAAGAGATAAATGGATTGCTAACACAATCTTCCCTGGGTCCTGAG GTAAAGGTGCAGAGTTTGAATACGCTGTGGAACTTATCTGTTGACGAGAAGCTCCGCGTTAAACTAGCAAAGAGTGATATTCTTTTGTTAGCTATTAAGTATCTTGATGATGAGGATATAAAGGTGAAGGAAGCTGCTGTGAGTGTTTTGGAAAATTTAGCACTGAGCCGTGTTAACCATGATGTCATGGTTGAAGCAGGTGTTATTCCAAAATTG GCGAAATTCTTAACATTTTACTCTAAAGGATATAAAGTCATTACAAAAGAAGCAAGGAATGCATTGCTGGAACTTGTGAAGGACGACTACTACAGAATTCTTGTTATTGAGGAAGGTTTAGTTCCTGTGCCATTAATAGGTGCCGCAGCTTATAAGTCATACACCCCACGTTTATATGAATCACCCGCATTTCCAGATGGTACGGAGATTGAAAAGACATACACAAAACCTTCTAGATATGGTGCAGCAGAAGTACTTGTCGGATTAAATGTTGATAATAATGCTATCATAGATGAAGCAAAAGCCAATGCAGTGATTGGACAGTCACAACAGCAATTCCTTGTTCGTACTGGTGCCATAGAAATGGGAGAAACGACATCTCATTCTGAACATTCAGATGATCAGCCGCGTCATACACTTTTACATTGGATTGACGGGGTTGCTCGTTTAGTACTGATACTAGAACTAGAAGATAAGTCAGCAGTACTAAGAGCTGCAGAGTCAATTGCCAGTGTATGTATCAATGAACATATGCGTATTGCATTCAAGGAGGCTGGTGCGGTAAATCAATTAATACGGCTTTTGAGTTCCAATGATGATGCAATCCAGCTGGCAGCCACTCAAGCATTGGAAGCGCTGTCTGCTAG CAACATGGTTTGCCGCTTTATTGAGGCCAAGGGCGGTGTGGATCCTTTAGTTAGTATTTTAAAATGCTCAGATATAGGCGGAGCTATTGTGGAAAAG TCTCTGAACGTACTTGCTCAGATATTAGACCCCAATAAAGAGATGCAATTGAAG TTTTATGATGGATCAGTTAATGGATCTGAGATGGAATTTGGTGGAGCCAAAAATGATGGTGGATTAAGTAGCACCGACTCTGAGCAAGCCATatcaaaaacaaacacaag GAACAATCTGGACTCAATTTTCACTGCACGCCTTGTTGAGATTTTAAAGTCCTCTTCGCCCAGTTTACAAGAAAAGGCTGCATCTGTTCTAGAGTTTGTGGCATTGACTGACCCAACACTGGCTCCGATTATATCCGTGGATATTGAAAATGGCCTCAGTTCTACTTTTCAGCAAAATTTCTTGAAAGTTTCGG CAGACACAGAATCTGATGCGGAAGATCAGTTTTCAGCAGCATATGCTATTAAACTTGAAGAAGCCGGTCTTGCAATATCTGCAGCTTCCCGGTTACTGACAAGACTGCTTGACTCTCAGCAGTTTCACAACAAAATAAATTTCTCCAGTTTCATTGACACGCTCCGCAAAATTCTCAAGTCCAATATTCCTCTCCGCAGCAAAGATTGGGTAGCTGCTTGCCTAGTTAAACTAAGTTCTCTCTCTGGTTACGACACGAGTTCTAATCCGATCAATGTGGAAGTTACACTTTATGAGACGATTCCAAGACTTGTAGAACAGATCAAAACTTCATCCTCTTTAGAAGCTCAGGAAAATGCTGTTGTCGAACTAAATAGAATAGTATCTGAAGGGGTGGTAGATTCCACCGGAGCTATTATTTCTCTAGGGGCGGTGAATCCGTTGGTGAAGCTGATTGAAGAAGGAAGTGAAATAGGTGTTGAAGCAAGCTTGACAATACTGTATAATCTGAGTATGGACATTGAGAACCATGCGGTACTTGTAGCCGCTGGAGCCGTCCCTTCCTTAAAAAGAATTGTTCTTTCAGAAAAACCGCAGTGGCAAAGGGCACTTCATTTGCTCAGGAGTTTGCAGATATGA